A window of the bacterium genome harbors these coding sequences:
- the rpsD gene encoding 30S ribosomal protein S4: protein MARHTDSVCKLCRRERQKLFLKGQKCYTEKCPIESRNYAPGQHGLSRRAKVSEYGLQLREKQKIKRMYGLLETQFRNYFEKANKQKGITGENLIKILERRLDNVVYRLGFAASRSQARQLIKHRHFIVNERLVDVPSYLVSQGDIVKVKDKSKKLDAIHNSLKRVKESAYPWLTIDKATLTGTFLQVPERADVPLNANEQLVVELYSK, encoded by the coding sequence ATGGCAAGACACACAGATTCAGTTTGCAAATTATGCAGAAGAGAAAGACAAAAACTTTTTCTTAAAGGTCAGAAATGCTATACTGAAAAGTGCCCGATTGAATCAAGAAATTATGCACCAGGTCAGCATGGCCTCAGCAGACGGGCAAAAGTATCTGAATATGGATTACAGCTGAGAGAAAAACAGAAAATCAAAAGAATGTACGGTTTGCTGGAAACTCAATTCAGAAATTATTTTGAGAAAGCTAATAAGCAAAAAGGTATTACTGGTGAAAACCTGATTAAGATACTTGAAAGAAGATTGGATAACGTTGTTTACAGGCTGGGATTTGCTGCTTCCAGAAGTCAGGCAAGACAGCTTATAAAGCATAGACATTTTATAGTTAATGAAAGACTTGTAGACGTACCATCTTATCTCGTATCACAAGGTGACATTGTTAAAGTAAAAGACAAAAGTAAGAAACTCGACGCAATTCATAACTCACTTAAGCGTGTGAAAGAAAGTGCGTACCCCTGGCTTACTATCGATAAAGCAACATTGACCGGAACATTTCTTCAGGTTCCGGAAAGAGCAGATGTTCCTCTAAACGCCAATGAACAATTGGTTGTAGAGCTCTATTCTAAATAA
- the infA gene encoding translation initiation factor IF-1 encodes MAKQGPIKIDGVITETLPNATFRVKLDNGHEILAHISGKMRMHFIKILVGDKVSIEMSPYDLSKGRITYRYK; translated from the coding sequence ATGGCAAAACAAGGTCCGATAAAAATAGATGGCGTAATAACTGAAACTTTACCGAATGCTACATTCCGGGTAAAGTTAGATAACGGCCACGAAATACTTGCTCATATTTCGGGCAAGATGAGAATGCATTTTATAAAAATTCTGGTTGGTGATAAAGTATCAATTGAGATGTCTCCCTATGATTTATCCAAGGGAAGAATTACTTACAGATATAAATAA
- the rpsK gene encoding 30S ribosomal protein S11: MAKSVKKVKKKTQVDLNGVAHIKATFNNVIVTITDIYGNTLSWSSAGKNGFKGSRKNTPFAAQVSAEAAAKEAYDLGLRKVEVKVKGPGSGREAAIRSLHTAGLEITSIKDVTPIPHNGCRPPKRRRV, encoded by the coding sequence TTGGCTAAATCGGTAAAAAAAGTAAAGAAGAAAACGCAGGTCGACCTGAACGGTGTTGCTCATATTAAAGCAACATTTAATAATGTTATTGTCACGATTACGGATATTTATGGAAATACATTATCCTGGTCATCTGCAGGTAAAAATGGTTTTAAAGGATCAAGGAAAAATACACCATTTGCAGCACAGGTATCTGCCGAAGCTGCAGCTAAAGAAGCATATGATCTTGGTCTTCGGAAAGTTGAAGTAAAAGTAAAAGGACCAGGCTCAGGAAGAGAAGCGGCAATCAGATCTTTGCATACTGCCGGATTGGAAATTACATCTATTAAGGACGTAACACCAATACCTCATAACGGATGCAGGCCACCAAAGCGTAGAAGAGTTTAA
- the rpsM gene encoding 30S ribosomal protein S13, which translates to MARISGVDLPKNKKVLFGLQYIYGIGPTSSSEILEKAKIDPNKKVGDLTEEDVAQIRAVITSEFKVEGALRSEVQQNIKRLMDIGAYRGIRHRKGLPARGQRTRTNSRTRKGKRKTVAGKKKTPTKK; encoded by the coding sequence TTGGCTCGTATATCAGGTGTTGATTTACCTAAAAATAAAAAAGTTTTATTCGGTCTGCAGTACATTTATGGAATCGGACCGACATCATCTTCTGAAATTCTGGAGAAAGCAAAGATAGATCCGAACAAAAAAGTTGGTGATCTGACAGAAGAAGATGTTGCTCAAATCAGAGCTGTTATTACATCTGAGTTTAAAGTTGAAGGTGCACTTCGTTCAGAAGTACAGCAGAACATTAAGCGCTTGATGGATATCGGAGCGTACAGAGGAATAAGACATAGAAAAGGACTTCCGGCAAGAGGTCAGAGAACCAGAACAAACTCGAGAACCAGGAAAGGCAAACGTAAAACTGTTGCCGGCAAAAAGAAAACACCAACTAAGAAATAA
- the map gene encoding type I methionyl aminopeptidase: MIYLKTQKEIDFIKESCRIVAETLRLVKSQVRIGVTTIELDKIAEDYIRSNNASPAFKGYSQGGLPGFPGSVCTSINDAVVHGIPGQVKLEDGDIISLDVGVLKNNFYGDAAISVAVGNISEEKRKLLEVTEKSLYLGIEQAKSGNRIHDISAAVQDYVEQNGFSVVRDLCGHGVGKFLHEDPAVPNFGKRGTGSKLKKGMTIAIEPMVNAGGYEVMSASDGWTVLTADGSPSAHFEHTILIMDNSPEILTVC; the protein is encoded by the coding sequence GTGATTTATTTAAAGACTCAAAAGGAAATTGATTTTATAAAGGAAAGTTGTCGAATTGTTGCTGAAACGCTTCGATTAGTTAAAAGTCAGGTTAGAATTGGTGTTACGACAATTGAACTCGATAAAATAGCTGAAGATTATATAAGAAGTAATAATGCGAGCCCTGCATTTAAAGGATATTCGCAGGGAGGTTTGCCTGGTTTTCCGGGATCAGTTTGCACCTCAATCAATGATGCAGTTGTTCATGGAATTCCGGGACAGGTAAAGCTTGAAGACGGAGATATAATATCTCTGGATGTTGGTGTTCTTAAAAATAATTTTTATGGCGATGCGGCTATTTCAGTTGCAGTGGGAAATATTTCCGAGGAAAAAAGAAAACTTCTTGAAGTAACGGAAAAATCATTGTACCTTGGAATTGAGCAAGCCAAAAGTGGAAACAGAATCCACGATATATCAGCAGCCGTTCAGGATTATGTTGAGCAAAATGGATTTTCAGTCGTCAGAGACCTCTGTGGTCACGGAGTCGGAAAGTTTTTACATGAAGATCCGGCAGTTCCAAATTTCGGGAAAAGAGGCACAGGCTCAAAACTGAAAAAAGGAATGACGATAGCAATCGAGCCAATGGTTAATGCTGGTGGGTATGAGGTTATGTCTGCTTCGGATGGCTGGACTGTTTTAACTGCAGATGGTTCACCATCAGCACATTTTGAGCATACAATTTTGATAATGGATAATTCACCGGAAATATTAACTGTTTGTTAA
- the rpmJ gene encoding 50S ribosomal protein L36, with the protein MKVRSSVRKICDKCKIIRRKGVVRVICSNPKHKQRQG; encoded by the coding sequence ATGAAAGTTAGATCATCAGTGCGAAAAATATGTGATAAGTGCAAAATAATAAGACGCAAAGGCGTTGTTAGAGTAATTTGCTCTAATCCAAAGCACAAGCAAAGACAAGGTTAA